One genomic region from Zalophus californianus isolate mZalCal1 chromosome 2, mZalCal1.pri.v2, whole genome shotgun sequence encodes:
- the NOP14 gene encoding nucleolar protein 14, whose translation MGKARPAAARRKGPGAPAGAPGGRARPNPNPFEVKVNRQKFPVLGRKARHAVGQPGVSRARAVQKRTQTLLKEYRERDKSNIFTDKRFGEYSSNMSSEEKMVRRFALEQQRQHEKKSIYNLNEDEELTHCGQSLADIEKHNDIVDSDSDPEERGTLSAELTAAHFGGGGGLLHKKTPLQQGGEEEKPRSRRELIEELIAKSKQEKRERQAQREGALELTEKLDQDWKEIQTLLTHRTPKSENRDKKEHPKPDAYDMMVRELGLERKAQPSNRMKTEEELAKEKQDRLQKLEAARLRRMRGEDEAGDARKPKHLSADDLNDSFVLDKDNRRLLSYTDGKMSIKEEQSREASDGESEEEQGEDPSEEDPGDSSDPEGHSDLESDAGSEEDRGWPDREPRPAPGERMTSDGHKARELAKTELPYTFAAPESYEELKSLLSGKTMEEQLVVVERIQTCNHPSLAMGNKAKLEKLFGFLLEYIGDLATDDPPELRVIDKLVVQLYNLCQMFPDSASNSIKFVLRDAMHEMEGAIEARGRAVFPGLDVLVYLKIAGMLFPASDFRHPVVTPALVCMSQLLTKCPVLSLQDVVKGLFVCCVFLDYVSLSRRFIPELINFLLGILYIATPNKHSHGYTLVHPFRASGKNSELLLVSDQEDTATWQRRGLSLGWAGGLKAQTKTEANHTRLSCLAVCLALVKRCVLLYGPLPSFHTIVRPLRALLTEHLAGCGHPPELQELCQSALADMEKQEQCCRPLVCEKSKPLPLKLFTPRLVRVLEFGKKQGSSKEEQERKRLIHKHKREFKGAVREIRRDNQFLARMQLSETLERDAERKRKVKQLFNSLATQEGEWKALKRKKFKK comes from the exons ATGGGGAAGGCCAGGCCGGCGGCGGCGCGCAGGAAAGGCCCCGGGGCCCCGGCGGGGGCGCCGGGCGGCCGCGCGAGGCCCAACCCCAACCCGTTCGAAGTGAAGGTGAACCGGCAGAAGTTCCCGGTGCTGGGCAGAAAGGCGCGCCACGCCGTGGGACAACCCGGGGTGTCGCGCGCGCGGGCCGTCCAGAAG CGCACCCAGACGTTACTGAAGGAATACAGGGAAAGAGATAAGTCCAACATTTTCACAGATAAGCGCTTTGGGGAGTACAGTAGCAACATGAGCTCGGAGGAGAAGATGGTGCGGAGGTTTGCCCTGGAACAGCAG cGGCAACATGAGAAAAAAAGCATCTACAACCTAAATGAAGATGAAGAATTAACTCATTGCGGCCAGTCTCTGGCAGACATCGAAAAGCATAACGACATTGTCGATAGTGACAGCGACCCTGAGGAACGCGGAACGCTGTCTG CCGAGCTGACTGCCGCCCATTTCGGAGGCGGTGGCGGGCTCCTTCATAAGAAGACCCCActgcagcagggaggggaggaggagaagccgAGGTCACGCAGAGAACTCATCGAAGAGCTCATTGCAAAGTCCAAGCAGGAGAAG agggagagacaggcacAACGGGAAGGCGCCCTGGAGCTCACAGAGAAGCTGGATCAAGACTGGAAAGAAATCCAGACTCTCCTGACACACCGAACTCCCAAGTCCGAGAACAGGGATAAGAAGGAGCACCCCAAG CCTGACGCGTATGACATGATGGTTCGTGAGCTGGGCCTTGAAAGGAAGGCCCAGCCCTCTAACAGGATGAAGACGGAAGAGGAGCTGGCGAAGGAGAAACAGGATCGGCTTCAGAAGCTGGAG GCCGCGAGACTGCGGAGGATGCGTGGCGAGGACGAAGCCGGCGATGCTAGAAAACCAAAGCACCTGTCCGCGGACGACTTAAATGACAGCTTTGTTCTGGACAAAGACAACAGGCGCTTGCTTTCCTACACA GATGGAAAGATGAGCATCAAGGAAGAGCAAAGCAGGGAAGCTAGTGACGGCGAGAGCGAAGAGGAGCAGGGCGAAGACCCGAGCGAGGAGGACCCGGGAGACAGCAGCGACCCCGAGGGGCACTCGGACCTGGAATCGGATGCGGGGAGCGAGGAGGACCGTGGGTGGCCAGACAGAGAGCCCCGGCCAGCCCCGGGGGAAAGGATGACAAGCGATGGTCACAAAGCTCGAGAACTTGCCAAAACCGAGCTGCCCTATACGTTTGCAG CCCCTGAATCCTACGAGGAACTGAAATCCTTATTATCAGGAAAAACGATGGAGGAGCAGCTTGTGGTGGTGGAGAGAATTCAAACATGCAACCATCCGAGTCTCGCCatgggaaacaaagcaaaactggaA AAACTGTTTGGCTTCCTTTTGGAGTACATTGGAGATTTGGCTACAGATGATCCACCAGAACTCAGAGTAATTGATAAATTGGTTGT GCAGTTATATAATCTTTGCCAGATGTTTCCTGACTCTGCAAGCAACTCCATAAAATTTGTCCTCCGAGATGCCATGCACGAGATGGAAGGGGCTATTGAGGCCAGAGGCCGGGCGGTGTTTCCGGGCCTGGACGTG CTCGTTTATTTGAAAATCGCCGGGATGCTGTTTCCAGCCTCCGACTTCCGGCACCCTGTGGTGACGCCTGCGCTCGTGTGCATGAGCCAGCTGCTCACCAAG TGCCCCGTCCTGTCTCTCCAAGACGTGGTGAAGGGCCTGTTCGTGTGCTGCGTGTTCCTGGATTACGTGTCTCTGTCGCGGAGGTTCATCCCTGAGCTCATTAATTTCCTCCTCGGGATCCTTTACATCGCAACCCCAAACAAGCACAGCCACG GTTACACTCTGGTGCACCCTTTCAGAGCATCTGGGAAGAACTCGGAGTTGCTCTTGGTTTCTGACCAAGAGGACACGGCCACGTGGCAGAGAAGAGGCCTGTCCCTCGGCTGGGCCGGTGGACTGAAGGCCCAGACTAAGACGGAGGCCAACCACACCAG ACTGTCCTGCCTGGCTGTGTGTCTGGCCTTGGTGAAGCGCTGCGTGCTACTCTACGGCCCGCTGCCATCCTTCCACACCATCGTGAGGCCGCTCAGAGCCCTGCTGACGGAGCACCTGGCCGGCTGCGGTCACCCCCCGGAGCTCCAG GAGCTGTGCCAGAGCGCACTGGCCGACATGGAAAAGCAGGAGCAGTGCTGTCGGCCACTGGTGTGTGAGAAGAGCAAGCCGCTGCCGCTGAAGCTCTTCACCCCCCGGCTGGTCAGAGT CCTCGAGTTCGGGAAGAAGCAGGGAAGCAGCAAGGAggaacaggagagaaagagactgaTCCACAAACACAAGCGGGAATTTAAAGGAGCCGTCCGGGAGATCCGCAGGGACAACCAGTTCCTGGCTCGAATGCAGCTCTCAGAGACCCTGGAACG ggacgCGGAAAGAAAACGAAAAGTGAAACAGCTTTTTAACAGCCTGGCCACACAGGAAGGTGAATGGAAGGCTCTGAAGaggaaaaagttcaaaaaatag